A window from Hymenobacter volaticus encodes these proteins:
- the eat gene encoding ethanolamine permease, whose translation MNDAAPPPALKKVLRPLHLWAIAVGLVISGEYFGWNYGWAVSGTVGFLVATLLITVLYVTFIFSFTELTTAIPQAGGPFAYAHRALGPVGGFVAGYATLVEFLFAPPAIAFALGSYVHFLYPSVPVLTTALGSYVLFIGINLLGIKESALFSLVVTLLAVAELLVFMGLVAPHFKASNFLADPMPFGAAGVFAALPFAIWFYLAIEGVAMVAEEVQDPRRTIPIGYTYGLVTLVFLALGVMVLTGGVTNWHRLSDIDYPLPEALSYALGKGSPWTKVFASIGLFGLVASFHGTIIGYSRQVFALARAGYLPSFLARVNPRFQTPHWALVAGGVVGCISLLTGTTDKLIILSVLGAVLMYLISLLSLFVLRRKEPNLARPFVTPFYPWFPLVATILSVVSLGAIMYYNWLLSLVFFVSLALLLGLYVALGLAKPGVAVSTQESS comes from the coding sequence ATGAACGACGCTGCTCCGCCGCCTGCCTTAAAGAAAGTGCTGAGGCCACTGCACCTATGGGCTATTGCGGTGGGGCTGGTTATTTCCGGTGAATACTTTGGCTGGAACTACGGCTGGGCTGTTTCCGGTACCGTTGGCTTTCTGGTGGCTACGCTCCTGATTACGGTGCTCTACGTCACGTTTATTTTCAGCTTCACCGAGCTAACCACGGCTATTCCGCAGGCGGGTGGGCCGTTTGCTTACGCGCATCGCGCGCTAGGGCCAGTGGGAGGTTTTGTAGCAGGCTATGCCACGCTGGTAGAATTCTTGTTCGCGCCGCCGGCCATTGCGTTTGCCTTGGGCAGCTACGTGCATTTTCTGTATCCGAGCGTGCCCGTGCTGACGACGGCACTAGGTAGTTACGTGCTGTTTATCGGCATCAACTTGTTAGGTATCAAGGAGTCAGCGCTGTTTTCGTTGGTGGTTACCTTGCTGGCCGTAGCGGAGTTGCTGGTGTTTATGGGACTGGTAGCCCCGCATTTCAAAGCCAGCAACTTCCTCGCCGACCCGATGCCGTTTGGCGCCGCGGGGGTATTTGCAGCCTTGCCGTTTGCCATCTGGTTTTACTTAGCCATTGAGGGCGTAGCGATGGTGGCTGAAGAAGTGCAGGACCCCCGGCGCACCATTCCCATCGGTTACACCTATGGGCTGGTTACGCTGGTGTTCCTGGCGCTAGGTGTGATGGTGCTAACCGGCGGCGTCACCAACTGGCACCGCCTCAGTGACATCGACTACCCGCTGCCCGAGGCGTTGAGCTACGCACTGGGCAAGGGTAGCCCCTGGACTAAGGTGTTTGCCAGCATCGGCTTGTTTGGCTTGGTGGCCTCGTTTCACGGCACCATCATTGGGTACTCGCGGCAGGTGTTTGCGCTGGCGCGGGCCGGCTACTTACCGAGCTTTCTGGCCCGCGTCAACCCGCGGTTTCAGACGCCGCATTGGGCTCTGGTGGCCGGTGGGGTAGTAGGCTGCATTTCGCTGCTAACCGGCACTACCGACAAACTTATTATCCTGTCGGTGCTTGGCGCGGTGCTGATGTACCTAATAAGTTTGCTTAGCCTGTTTGTGCTGCGGCGGAAAGAGCCGAATCTGGCACGGCCGTTCGTTACGCCGTTCTATCCGTGGTTTCCGCTGGTTGCCACCATCTTGTCGGTAGTGAGTTTGGGGGCTATAATGTACTACAACTGGCTGCTAAGCTTAGTGTTTTTCGTAAGCCTTGCACTGCTGCTAGGGCTGTATGTAGCGCTAGGATTAGCAAAGCCCGGTGTAGCAGTATCAACTCAGGAAAGTAGCTGA
- a CDS encoding ethanolamine ammonia-lyase subunit EutB yields the protein MAYHHTIRNRVYQFADLKTLLAKATPLRSGDVLAGVAADTYEERVAAQLTLADVPLRNFLHEALIPYEHDEVTRLIIDTHDAAAFAPVSHFTVGQLRDWLLADTTDTPTLQYLAPGLTPEMVAAVSKLMRNQELIGVARKCEVITTFRNTLGLRGHLATRLQPNHPTDDARGIAASLLDGLLYGSGDAVIGINPATDSPAAVRNLLEMLDAIRQQYAIPTQSCVLCHVTTTLELVRQQAPVDLTFQSIAGTQAANASFGINLALLDEAWQATLSLNRGTVGQHVMYFETGQGSALSANAHHGLDQQTCEARAYAVARRFRPLLVNSVVGFIGPEYLYDGKQIIRAALEDHFCGKLLGLPMGMDICYTNHAEADQDDMDTLLTLLGVAGCNFIMGVPGADDIMLNYQSTSFHDALYIRSVLSLRAAPEFEAWLQQLGVFDAQGKLLPAPLQPLLLEKLPQAFR from the coding sequence ATGGCTTACCATCACACCATTCGCAATCGAGTTTACCAGTTCGCCGATCTGAAGACGCTGCTGGCAAAGGCCACCCCGCTACGGTCGGGCGACGTGCTGGCTGGGGTGGCGGCTGACACGTATGAGGAACGGGTAGCCGCTCAGCTCACCTTAGCCGACGTGCCGTTGCGCAACTTCCTGCATGAGGCACTTATTCCTTACGAGCACGACGAAGTAACCCGCCTGATTATTGACACGCACGATGCCGCCGCATTTGCACCGGTCAGTCACTTCACGGTGGGGCAGTTGCGCGACTGGCTGCTGGCCGACACCACCGATACACCTACGCTACAATATCTGGCTCCCGGTCTGACGCCCGAAATGGTGGCCGCCGTCAGCAAGCTGATGCGCAACCAGGAGCTAATTGGCGTGGCTCGCAAGTGCGAGGTAATAACCACGTTCCGTAACACCTTGGGCTTGCGCGGTCACTTAGCTACACGCCTCCAGCCCAATCACCCCACCGATGATGCCCGTGGCATTGCCGCCAGTTTGCTCGACGGCTTGCTTTACGGTAGCGGCGACGCTGTCATCGGCATCAACCCCGCCACCGATAGCCCCGCCGCAGTGCGCAATCTGCTGGAAATGCTCGACGCTATTCGCCAGCAATATGCCATTCCCACCCAATCTTGCGTGCTGTGCCACGTCACAACCACGCTGGAACTAGTCCGGCAGCAGGCCCCCGTAGACTTAACGTTTCAGAGTATTGCGGGTACTCAGGCCGCCAATGCCAGCTTCGGTATCAACTTGGCGCTGCTCGACGAAGCATGGCAAGCCACCCTCAGTTTGAACCGGGGCACGGTAGGGCAGCACGTCATGTATTTCGAAACCGGCCAGGGTAGCGCCCTCAGCGCCAACGCTCACCACGGCCTCGACCAGCAAACCTGCGAAGCCCGCGCCTACGCCGTGGCGCGCCGTTTCCGGCCACTGCTCGTTAATTCGGTGGTCGGTTTCATTGGCCCCGAATACCTCTACGACGGCAAGCAAATCATCCGAGCGGCCCTAGAAGACCATTTTTGCGGTAAGCTGCTCGGCCTGCCCATGGGCATGGACATCTGCTACACCAACCACGCCGAAGCCGACCAAGACGACATGGATACCCTGCTTACGTTGCTCGGCGTGGCCGGCTGCAATTTTATCATGGGAGTGCCCGGCGCCGACGATATCATGCTCAACTACCAGTCCACGTCCTTCCACGACGCGCTCTACATCCGGAGTGTGCTCAGCTTACGCGCCGCCCCGGAGTTCGAGGCGTGGTTGCAGCAGTTAGGCGTGTTCGATGCGCAAGGCAAGCTGCTACCCGCGCCATTGCAGCCGTTGCTCCTAGAAAAGCTGCCGCAGGCGTTTCGTTGA
- a CDS encoding DUF4159 domain-containing protein: protein MPVPFTFVRLQYRSGDWDGVDERMPTNLLHSLIQYTKIPVNQKEKVVALDSPELFRHPFCYLSGHRLVQFSAQEKANFTQYVRNGGFVFVDDCNHDIDGLFARSFEEQMRQCFGAGALKKIPKTHVIYSQFFKFPDGPPPTSFELNGWGDDLVHDYLKGIEINGRLGVLYSNKDYGCEWDYDFRNKRFLAEDNTKFGVNILLYALTA, encoded by the coding sequence ATGCCTGTTCCTTTCACTTTCGTGCGTCTGCAATACCGCTCCGGCGATTGGGATGGCGTAGACGAGCGAATGCCAACCAACCTGCTGCACTCCCTGATTCAGTACACCAAAATACCGGTCAATCAGAAAGAGAAAGTAGTAGCACTTGATTCACCAGAGCTGTTTCGGCATCCCTTCTGCTACCTGTCGGGGCACCGGCTGGTACAGTTTTCGGCGCAGGAAAAAGCGAATTTCACGCAGTACGTGCGCAACGGGGGCTTCGTGTTTGTCGATGACTGCAACCACGACATCGACGGCCTGTTTGCCCGCTCGTTCGAGGAGCAGATGCGGCAGTGCTTCGGGGCCGGTGCCCTAAAGAAAATCCCCAAGACCCACGTTATCTACTCGCAGTTCTTCAAGTTTCCCGACGGGCCGCCGCCCACCTCCTTTGAGCTCAATGGGTGGGGCGACGACCTAGTGCACGACTACCTGAAAGGCATCGAAATCAACGGCCGCCTCGGTGTGCTCTACTCCAACAAAGATTACGGCTGCGAGTGGGACTACGACTTTCGCAACAAACGCTTCCTAGCCGAAGACAACACGAAGTTCGGCGTCAATATCCTGTTGTATGCGTTGACGGCATGA
- a CDS encoding porin family protein, with translation MKPLRLLALLFLLLAGASQAQAQFGIKAGVNNAVLDGQNINMDTDYKTTYHVGAFLRLPILGPLSIQPEVLYSLQGSQFKSTVANYDTKLHYLNIPVLAHVKVGPVYAEAGPQFGVLLGARENGTLRINAADGYGPVDRTADNNYKKNDFALAAGAGLELGSLIIGARYTAGLNNINDVADLNGANDPRLKNRVIQGFIGIKFGK, from the coding sequence ATGAAACCTTTGCGACTTCTCGCCCTTCTTTTCCTATTGCTGGCTGGTGCCAGTCAGGCCCAAGCCCAATTCGGTATCAAAGCTGGCGTCAACAATGCCGTGCTCGATGGCCAGAATATCAACATGGACACCGACTACAAAACCACCTACCACGTCGGCGCTTTCCTACGGTTGCCGATACTAGGCCCGTTGTCTATCCAACCCGAAGTGCTTTACTCTTTGCAAGGCTCGCAGTTTAAGTCGACCGTAGCCAACTACGATACTAAACTGCACTACCTCAACATTCCGGTGCTGGCCCACGTGAAAGTAGGCCCTGTATATGCTGAAGCCGGTCCGCAGTTCGGTGTGTTGCTCGGTGCTCGCGAAAACGGCACGCTCCGCATCAACGCAGCTGATGGCTACGGCCCCGTTGACCGCACCGCGGATAACAACTACAAAAAGAACGATTTTGCTTTAGCAGCCGGTGCCGGCCTCGAACTCGGGAGCCTCATCATTGGCGCCCGCTACACCGCGGGCCTCAACAACATCAACGATGTAGCTGACCTGAACGGTGCCAACGACCCACGCCTCAAAAACCGTGTGATTCAAGGGTTTATAGGTATTAAATTCGGTAAATAA
- a CDS encoding TldD/PmbA family protein, translated as MAILSKDEAQAILKKVLGFSTADECAGQLNGRTTGNIRYARNNVSTAGSSDNVSLAVEARFGKRSGVATCNQFDDATLRRCVQRAEEIAKLAPEDPEYMPMLGPQQFLTPNSYVAATAGITADFRAQVAADSISLCEPRKLTAAGYLEDGPSFVAIRNNKGLEGYQQFTQLDYSVTVRTADGTGSGYAVADYTDVAKFNAKTLTSIAATKAAGSVAAKAIEPGKYTVILEPAALVSDEGILNRLMYALDAREADEGRSFLSKKGGGNKLGEKLFDPRVTIYSDPLNATAPGRVFDGDGLPVKRMTWVEKGVMKNLYYSRYWAEKSKRSATAFPSGWVMEGGTQSVDELIKGTAKGILVTRLWYIRDVDPQTLLVTGLTRDGTFYIENGKIKHPIKNMRFNESPVIMLNNIEAMGKPVRLGGNMVPPLKIRDFTFTSLSDAV; from the coding sequence ATGGCAATTCTTTCCAAAGACGAAGCGCAGGCCATCCTCAAGAAGGTCCTGGGCTTCAGCACTGCCGACGAGTGCGCAGGCCAACTAAACGGTCGCACCACCGGCAACATTCGTTACGCCCGCAACAACGTGAGTACCGCTGGCTCGTCCGACAACGTGAGTTTGGCCGTGGAAGCGCGGTTCGGCAAACGCTCGGGCGTGGCCACTTGTAACCAATTCGACGATGCTACTTTGCGCCGCTGCGTACAGCGGGCCGAAGAAATTGCCAAGCTGGCCCCCGAAGACCCCGAATACATGCCCATGCTTGGGCCGCAGCAGTTTCTCACGCCCAACAGTTACGTCGCGGCCACGGCCGGCATCACCGCTGACTTCCGCGCCCAAGTAGCCGCCGACAGCATAAGTCTGTGCGAACCCCGCAAGCTCACGGCCGCTGGCTACCTCGAAGACGGTCCGAGCTTCGTGGCCATCCGCAACAACAAAGGCCTGGAAGGCTATCAGCAATTCACGCAATTAGATTACTCGGTAACGGTGCGCACTGCTGACGGTACTGGCTCGGGTTATGCTGTAGCCGACTACACCGACGTAGCTAAGTTCAACGCCAAGACGCTCACCAGCATTGCCGCCACCAAAGCTGCCGGCTCGGTAGCAGCCAAGGCCATCGAACCCGGCAAATACACCGTTATTCTGGAGCCCGCCGCCCTGGTTTCCGACGAAGGTATCCTGAACCGTTTGATGTACGCCCTCGATGCCCGCGAAGCTGACGAAGGCCGTAGCTTTCTCAGCAAAAAAGGCGGCGGCAACAAACTCGGCGAGAAGCTCTTCGACCCGCGCGTTACCATCTATTCCGACCCGCTCAATGCCACAGCTCCCGGCCGCGTATTCGACGGCGACGGGCTGCCCGTGAAGCGCATGACGTGGGTGGAGAAAGGCGTGATGAAGAACCTGTACTACTCCCGCTATTGGGCCGAAAAAAGCAAGAGGTCGGCTACTGCTTTCCCGAGCGGCTGGGTTATGGAAGGCGGCACCCAAAGCGTTGATGAGCTCATCAAAGGCACGGCCAAAGGCATCCTCGTCACGCGCCTCTGGTACATCCGCGACGTCGACCCCCAAACGCTCCTCGTAACCGGCCTGACTCGCGACGGGACCTTTTACATCGAGAATGGCAAGATCAAGCACCCCATCAAGAACATGCGCTTCAACGAAAGCCCGGTGATCATGCTCAACAACATCGAGGCCATGGGCAAGCCAGTGCGGTTGGGCGGCAATATGGTCCCACCGTTGAAGATTCGAGACTTTACCTTCACGAGCCTCTCGGATGCCGTATAG
- a CDS encoding TldD/PmbA family protein, whose product MAILSQDESQAILKKVLSFSTSDECEATLSGSNGGNVRSARNAISTSGAADDVSLAVEARFGKRSGVATCNEFDDATLRRCVQRAEEIAKLAPESPEYMPLLGAQTYIAAPKSFAASTAGITPDFRAMQIGKTMKICDEKKVTSAAFLNDEAGFVAKRNNKGLEAYQQYTNLSFSITVRTPDGTGSGYATGDYNDAAGFDAGTLTQVAADKAAMSRNAKAIEPGKYTVILEPAALVANTDASLLAALMNALDARNADEGRSFLSKKGGGNRKGEKLFDERVTIYSDPTNAEIASLTFAGDGRPQKKMTWIEKGVVKNLYTSRFWAQKSGIPDIPRPGGWIMEGGTQSVQDMIKGTAKGILVTRLWYIRPVDPQTLLYTGLTRDGTFYIENGKIKHPVKNFRFNESPIIMLNNLEAIGKPVRVNGNLVPPLKIRDFTFTSLSDAV is encoded by the coding sequence ATGGCAATTCTTTCCCAAGACGAATCCCAGGCCATCCTTAAGAAGGTCCTTAGTTTCAGTACCTCCGACGAGTGTGAAGCTACGCTCAGCGGCAGCAACGGCGGCAACGTCCGCTCGGCCCGCAACGCCATCAGTACCAGCGGTGCTGCTGATGACGTGAGCTTAGCGGTGGAAGCGCGGTTCGGCAAACGCTCGGGTGTAGCCACTTGCAACGAGTTCGACGATGCCACGCTGCGCCGCTGCGTGCAACGGGCCGAAGAAATTGCCAAGCTGGCCCCCGAGAGTCCGGAGTACATGCCCCTGCTCGGAGCCCAGACGTATATCGCTGCTCCCAAGTCGTTTGCAGCATCCACGGCCGGCATCACCCCCGACTTCCGCGCAATGCAGATCGGCAAAACCATGAAGATCTGCGACGAGAAAAAAGTGACTTCGGCTGCTTTCCTCAACGACGAAGCCGGCTTTGTGGCCAAGCGCAACAACAAAGGCCTGGAAGCCTATCAGCAGTACACCAACTTGTCGTTCAGCATCACGGTACGTACCCCCGACGGGACCGGCTCCGGCTACGCCACTGGTGATTACAACGATGCCGCCGGATTCGACGCTGGCACCCTGACGCAAGTGGCGGCCGACAAGGCAGCTATGTCGCGCAATGCCAAAGCCATTGAGCCCGGCAAGTACACCGTTATTCTGGAGCCTGCGGCCTTGGTAGCCAATACCGACGCCTCGTTGCTGGCGGCTTTAATGAACGCGCTGGATGCTCGCAACGCCGACGAAGGCCGCAGCTTCCTCAGCAAAAAAGGCGGTGGTAACCGCAAAGGCGAAAAGCTGTTCGACGAGCGGGTAACCATCTACTCAGACCCCACCAACGCCGAAATTGCCAGCCTCACGTTTGCCGGCGACGGTCGTCCGCAGAAGAAGATGACTTGGATTGAGAAGGGCGTAGTGAAAAACCTCTACACGTCTCGGTTTTGGGCCCAGAAATCGGGTATTCCAGACATTCCACGGCCCGGCGGCTGGATCATGGAAGGCGGCACCCAGAGCGTGCAAGACATGATTAAGGGTACGGCGAAAGGTATTCTCGTGACGCGTCTGTGGTACATCCGTCCCGTTGATCCGCAGACGCTGCTGTACACGGGCCTCACCCGCGACGGAACCTTCTATATCGAGAACGGCAAGATCAAGCATCCGGTGAAGAACTTCCGCTTCAACGAGTCGCCCATTATCATGCTCAACAACCTGGAAGCCATTGGCAAGCCGGTTCGCGTGAACGGCAACCTCGTGCCGCCGCTCAAGATTCGGGACTTCACGTTCACCAGCCTCTCGGACGCTGTGTAA
- a CDS encoding TldD/PmbA family protein translates to MKRRDFVGLTGLATGALFLPTFPSLGGNPVDPARLLEAVDPAVNKRLADAALNAAKAAGATYTDVRIGRYLNQSIFTREKQVQNIASGESFGAGVRVIANGTWGFAATNTVTEAGLAKAAQLAVQIAKANSKVQKEQVKLAPQQGYGTVSWKTPIQQNAFEVPVKQKVELLLAANAKALENGASFVNSSLFQINEQKYFASTDGSYIDQDVHRIWPTFSVTAIDKASGKFRSRDAMSAPMGLGYEYLTPKAADKIPGPAGSDVIGYKNSYDILEDAAAAAKHARAKLTAKSVVPGKYDLVLDPNHLGLTIHESVGHPTELDRVLGYEANYAGTSFATQEWKAKNIPFGSKQVNIVADKLQPGSLGAVGYDDEGVKTKQWDLIKEGKLVDYQKIRDQAHIVGQKESDGCCYADSWSSVQFQRMPNVSLQPGKEKMSVDEMVSKVDKGIFIAGRGSYSIDQQRYNFQFGGQVFYAIDKGKITGMLEDVAYQANTQEFWNSCAGSCDQSDYRLFGSFFDGKGQPSQVSAVSHGSATTRFNGVNVINTARKIG, encoded by the coding sequence TTGAAAAGACGTGATTTTGTGGGCCTCACTGGCTTGGCTACCGGGGCGCTTTTTCTGCCCACGTTTCCGAGCCTGGGTGGCAACCCCGTCGACCCGGCTCGACTGCTGGAGGCAGTGGACCCGGCCGTTAATAAACGATTGGCTGACGCAGCTCTGAATGCGGCCAAAGCGGCAGGCGCCACCTACACTGACGTACGAATTGGCCGCTACCTCAACCAAAGCATTTTCACCCGCGAAAAGCAAGTCCAAAACATAGCCAGCGGTGAAAGCTTCGGGGCAGGCGTTCGGGTTATTGCCAACGGTACCTGGGGCTTCGCGGCTACCAATACGGTGACGGAGGCTGGCCTAGCCAAAGCGGCACAACTAGCCGTGCAGATTGCCAAGGCCAACTCGAAAGTGCAGAAAGAGCAAGTGAAACTGGCACCCCAGCAGGGCTACGGCACGGTAAGCTGGAAAACGCCGATTCAGCAAAATGCTTTTGAAGTACCGGTGAAGCAGAAAGTAGAACTACTGCTGGCGGCCAATGCCAAAGCACTAGAGAATGGCGCTTCCTTCGTCAATTCCTCGCTGTTCCAGATCAACGAGCAGAAGTATTTCGCCAGCACCGACGGCTCCTACATCGACCAGGATGTGCATCGCATTTGGCCAACCTTCAGCGTGACGGCTATCGATAAGGCTTCGGGTAAGTTTCGCTCCCGAGATGCCATGTCGGCCCCGATGGGCTTGGGTTACGAGTACCTGACACCGAAAGCTGCCGACAAGATTCCGGGCCCGGCTGGTTCCGATGTTATTGGCTACAAAAATAGCTACGATATTCTGGAGGATGCGGCCGCCGCTGCCAAACATGCCCGCGCGAAGCTAACGGCTAAGAGCGTGGTGCCCGGCAAGTATGACCTGGTACTCGACCCCAACCACCTCGGCCTGACCATTCATGAGTCGGTGGGCCACCCTACCGAGCTGGACCGGGTGCTCGGTTACGAAGCCAACTATGCCGGTACTTCTTTTGCCACTCAGGAATGGAAGGCCAAGAATATCCCGTTCGGCTCCAAGCAAGTAAATATTGTGGCTGATAAGCTGCAGCCTGGTTCTTTGGGTGCGGTGGGCTACGACGATGAGGGCGTGAAAACCAAGCAGTGGGACCTCATCAAAGAAGGCAAGCTCGTCGATTACCAGAAGATTCGCGACCAAGCACACATCGTTGGCCAGAAGGAATCGGATGGATGCTGCTACGCGGACTCGTGGAGCTCGGTCCAGTTCCAGCGCATGCCCAACGTGAGCTTGCAGCCGGGCAAAGAGAAGATGAGCGTGGACGAGATGGTAAGCAAGGTAGATAAAGGCATCTTCATTGCTGGCCGCGGCTCCTACTCTATCGACCAGCAGCGCTACAACTTCCAGTTTGGCGGCCAGGTGTTCTACGCCATCGACAAAGGCAAGATTACGGGCATGCTCGAAGACGTGGCCTATCAGGCTAACACGCAAGAGTTCTGGAACTCCTGCGCTGGCTCCTGCGACCAGTCCGACTACCGCCTATTTGGGTCGTTCTTCGACGGCAAAGGGCAGCCGAGCCAAGTATCGGCGGTAAGCCACGGTTCGGCCACCACCCGTTTCAACGGTGTTAATGTCATCAATACAGCCCGGAAAATTGGTTGA
- a CDS encoding RagB/SusD family nutrient uptake outer membrane protein, producing MKSSFKKIVTVSLCTTALAFGTFSCQKDLLDPEPTTLYPQEVVFDTPARVLLQVNNLYSYIKVGSFLGGRYQVYSDVRANDFINLRSNGVTALGVWNHTLTEQSQNDVVSLWAAGYAAINQANVFLAGMETNSAKFVAPIFPATFTTTAEQYKAEARLLRALSYYSLLQLYARPYTDTSNGAAPGSKPGLPLRLQAETDGTNNDLARSTVGEVYQQILTDLNFAEQNLPLTYTGGTASTLNVTRAHRNTAIALKTRVYLSMGLYNDVIREANKLVPATAPYAAPTGVSNALNASITAVFAAPQETTESILSFPFTAQNAPGTQNQLAFYYRPSPVGNGEYALNSGAGGILSNAGFGATDVRRTSLITGTGTLYLNKYPNGTPYTDKAPVIRYAEVMLSLAEARFRTAGAADAQALALLNAVRQRSNGSAYTSFATVDAAANAVVLERRIEFLGRAFATSILCDLTLPFPLRVRSAQLIPLTFFTSGQFPIRS from the coding sequence ATGAAGTCATCATTTAAAAAAATAGTCACGGTAAGCCTTTGCACTACGGCACTGGCATTCGGCACCTTCTCGTGCCAAAAGGATTTGTTGGACCCAGAACCGACTACGCTTTATCCGCAGGAAGTGGTGTTTGACACGCCGGCCCGTGTGCTTCTGCAAGTCAACAATCTATACTCCTATATTAAAGTTGGTAGTTTCTTGGGAGGGCGCTACCAAGTGTATAGTGATGTACGGGCGAATGATTTTATAAATTTGCGGAGCAACGGCGTGACGGCGCTAGGCGTGTGGAACCACACGTTGACCGAACAGTCGCAGAACGACGTAGTAAGCTTGTGGGCTGCCGGCTACGCTGCTATCAACCAAGCGAACGTGTTTTTGGCTGGCATGGAAACTAACTCAGCCAAATTCGTTGCGCCAATTTTTCCAGCCACTTTTACCACCACCGCCGAGCAATACAAGGCGGAAGCTAGGCTACTTCGTGCTCTGAGTTACTACTCGCTATTGCAATTGTACGCCCGGCCTTATACCGATACTAGCAACGGAGCTGCCCCTGGAAGCAAGCCCGGTTTGCCCTTGCGTCTGCAAGCCGAAACCGATGGTACAAACAACGACCTGGCTCGTAGCACAGTAGGAGAAGTATACCAACAGATTCTTACGGATCTGAACTTTGCAGAGCAAAATCTGCCGCTCACTTACACTGGCGGCACTGCTTCCACGCTCAACGTAACACGGGCTCACCGTAACACGGCTATTGCCTTGAAGACACGGGTGTATTTAAGCATGGGACTCTACAATGATGTAATACGGGAAGCTAATAAACTAGTCCCTGCCACTGCACCATACGCTGCTCCCACTGGCGTAAGCAATGCGCTAAACGCCTCTATAACAGCCGTATTCGCCGCGCCACAGGAAACGACTGAAAGCATCCTGAGCTTTCCTTTCACAGCGCAGAACGCTCCCGGTACACAAAACCAATTGGCCTTCTACTATCGCCCATCTCCAGTTGGCAACGGCGAGTACGCGCTCAACAGTGGCGCTGGTGGTATCCTTTCCAATGCAGGTTTTGGAGCTACTGATGTGCGGCGGACAAGCTTGATTACAGGCACAGGTACTCTTTACTTAAATAAGTATCCTAACGGCACACCTTACACCGATAAAGCACCCGTGATTCGCTATGCCGAAGTGATGTTGAGTTTAGCAGAAGCTCGTTTTCGCACAGCAGGCGCTGCTGACGCACAAGCCTTGGCCTTGTTGAACGCCGTGCGGCAACGGTCAAATGGTAGCGCTTACACTTCCTTTGCAACTGTAGACGCGGCCGCCAACGCTGTGGTACTAGAGCGGCGCATTGAGTTTCTCGGGAGGGCATTCGCAACCTCGATATTATGCGACTTAACGCTCCCATTCCCGCTAAGGGTACGGTCAGCGCAGTTAATCCCACTGACATTCTTTACGTCTGGCCAATTCCCAATACGGAGCTAG